From the Lytechinus variegatus isolate NC3 chromosome 5, Lvar_3.0, whole genome shotgun sequence genome, the window CATGTCTTATAATTATGTCAAGTGCGGTATTGCTGGTTTTAGTTTGACCTTTTTCTACGAATATAGatttaaaaataagaataatgaaCAGAggaataaggaaaagaaaatgaagaaaaataaggagaagGAATATAGAACAAAGAAGAAATATAGGGTAGAAGGAGGGAGGAGCAGTATAAAGAGTagcataagaaaaagaaaataggaagGGGGAATCAGAAAAGctttcaaatgaaaaagaagagaatggatagaaaaaggagaaagatgggaaagagaaaaaggagaaaaggggaaagatgATGAATAAGAAAATGAGAAGGATGGGAGAtgcataaaagaaaacaaatatctATGATAAAGCTATATGGAAAAATAATCTCAAGATGAATTGTAATCTAACACACGGTcaacataaaattaaaaatcatacaCAGAAGCTTATAATAACATAATGCATGAATGGCAACCAAATAAATCAGAGCTTTATCATAAACGTTGTAGTTTATCATGCAGGCCTTTGTTTATATTAACAAAACCATATTACAAATACATACACTGACATTATAAATACGCTTATGGGCGTCAGCGCAGATGATTATCCTTTGTTCATGGGGGGGGGTCTATTGCTGCGTTCCCAAACACAAAAACAATCCTTCGCGTGGACTCCCAATGATTGCACTATACGGCACATTAACTCCGTGAGCATATATACAAGCAATATTAAATCAAGATGAACGAAATAATAACCATGTAGGCCAATTTTCTTTACATCATTACATAATATTGTCATAAAATATATGATAGTGAATGCTTGTGGCTCGCGACTTTCTGAGCAGGATCAATATTTTATCTGAGTTATTACTTTTACAGAATAGCAAAGTATCATATCCTTATGAAAATCCATATGATTCAATAAAAGAGTCGATTAAGcattttgataatcatgataatatatatatatataatagtaataataatggtgatgtcTTATTAAGCGCATTCATTGTCTGATGACGCTCATCATGCTAGCCCAGcaaaattttccttttcatatttacagaaaaatactaacatacatgtaaacaaatTCTACAAATAGATCTTAAAGTACTTAATACAAAGGGTACCAAAATACAGTTTTGCATCACTCACCGTAATTGCTAGCGACATCCTGGTGGGGCCTGGCCTGGTTGCCTCCTGCTCGCTGCTCAGTTTATCGATAATTTAAGGATTTAAGGGACAAGCCCGGTCTGCTCACAATCACAGGAGCTCATGAGGACACTAGCCCGCATGAATAGCTAGTCAGATCAGAGAGTGATGGCAAAATAAGATCTAGAGATATTTTTAATACTTCTTATAAACATACTTCTTAGGcggcttgtcaaaggtgtgcgtgcgtttttacctttatattctgcggcgaacccgctcagcgtgccattgtccatctttctttcctacgggtcagtgctcttgccatttaagacgacagcgttcccttttgcagcgaaaacggaagcgtgcgcttttattttttcattttgacacCCCCCGGTTGGCTCTCCGATAagatgtttctgcatgagcgccctctatgtccacgaTATCGACGTCTCAGGCAAACTATTAAACGAGCGATCTCTAGTATAGTCACTGATCTGGATATCGTTGtgtccttgtatcggtgtgcgtagttcagtggggtatatattttcaaaagttacgctttcacattttttttgataatttttcgtttcgggtttcagtatatgacaaaattcaataagatttagatttcatttctttaatagaacaattcagctttagccctttagcacgagcatgtagttttattttgaagaacataccgttaagaaattgaatttctgaaagtaagtgttcaggcgagggtaagattttttttttcatcacactgagcccgcacagtcagcattgtcgggtgaaaaggaaagatatggaattgaccttaacatctttgtaaacgaaatgcaaaaccccacgcaaaagatgcaatataaatcatacctggGTCCAAAAATGATGGCGTTTAAAGCAATACACTGAAACGCTACTATGACAATAACAacactaaaaacataaaatgcaaacgtttttttgatggaaaaaaggctgaaaactaagggcagcgttgaaaatcaaatttgagcttaacataggtctatgtttaatttagccctcttgtcaatttgtttttgctgtgaaatgtccttttttgaGGACTCTTTTTGGGCGatttttccccccccccccccttgtggaaaatcctaggtacgccactgcatttgtttaaacatttgaattctagaaacttatatattcacacataatacagatgccgtgcaaaacaaaggaatgaaatatcatttatttgaactttaaaaaataaattggatgctcaagctgtcatatcggtcattgtagcttaaatgcacaattcttgaatttcattgcccgaaattcagaacaaaaagtactttcgttactttttaagaccattacaaacatctttaccttcgaacgaaatcaaaagcacttaaaaatgaatattgaaattatcaaagttgaggtagtcttgaccatgaatagagttgagtgtttataaaggaattatagcgtcttctattaatcacattctacactttaatgaccgatgaaaaatatcgcgtgaatgaaaatgcaaattaacacatttaagtgactccgacatgatattggacaggaaaatctataaaatctttttacctgggatccgtctttattctcttatataaatttcccctgtgatctagagtgctctgtgacctagtgttcttgattaccatccTGGAGCCACATAACCGAAGGGGGGTCTGGGGCTGAGGCCTCAACAAGtaccatgattttatgcatggtgaccccaccccttcaaaccaGTCCGCTGGGGGGTGGggacttaattatttctttcaaatttccttttctacttataatattcaattttgtcaacttaatCATAGGATAAATTCCCTCTTATGCCTCAACGgctaaatgaaatatattaacgACGAAAACTCATGCTTTCCTTTCGGCATTTCTTGTCAGAGGTCTTCCGACACATTTCCGGTTCTCCGTCGATCCAATCTCCCTTAACCCTATGTCGATATAATCGATATAACGTAGATTCAGTTGAGATGGGGACTTTAACGAggaagttcaattcaattcaatctttatttcacaaataggAAACTGcaaagaaacatcaaataatgtgattagataataaaataaattgcgTGGCTTTCCATGAAGGTTATAAGAAACCTGTAAAGCTGGATCGCCAAAACATAgtaaaaacacaacaatattaattagaaaaaaagcATAATCTCATAACATTATAGCAAATACAATGtaggaaaaaggagaaaaacaaCACTTAGAATACAACAAGAACACGGGTTGATACGGTACAAGTAATGCATTGATATCAACTgtgaaaattaataatcatttacTAGAAACTTTATACTCTTTTTTAAAGGAAgatataaattatgaattatcATTTGGGGAATCTCATTCCATTGGTTGGGACCTACATAACTCAATGATTTAGCTTCGTGACTAGACTTGATAGACCatagtggaggggggggggggatggggtgggATACTGTCTAAACGTGACGTCATTTCCCCCTCAATATGATTACAGTAGGTAAGTGACACAGCTAGGGACCTCATTTTTAGACTCCTTTATTTCTTCGATCccccaattttttaaaaaaaagttttgttccttttttcatcaaaaagaatgataaaaatcatgggggggggggggcgcccaACACTGTGGCCCCGCCCCTGATGTCTATGGCtgtaaacatattttctaaatttaaaCACAGTAATAAATCATCTTCGAAGTGATAATGAGTTTACATTTAATCGACTCTTGTCCCCTTAAACAAAACCAAATGTTAGCATTGTAATAATTAGATTCTGAGTCTGAAGAAGAAGTCCAAATACTAGTATGATAACAATGTTAGTTTTGCTGTACAGAGTTTGCATAAAAAATGACGTTCGCTACCAACTAATAGTGGCAGTTCTGCCGTAAAACAGACCCATACGCGTTATGTGAATCTATTCTTTTCTACAATCTTCCTCAAGATAGGAACCAATAAAATTTTCACCATTGACAGGTgaaaaacaattacttttttaACGAGAGACACGTAAGTAAACATGATAGccactaaaaaaaattaccacaGACGAAAACCTAAATATTTAAAGTTACTTTAATGTCATCAGTATTATCAGTCACTTGTACTAATGACGTCATTACTACCGAAATGTTGATTATTCAAAATGTATAAGAAAATAGAATAACCCACAAGATTTCTCTTCATGCAGTTTTAATGTGAGTTGAGATAATACCACAATATCTGCCAATACTGAAAAGGGGTTTTGCTTTTCGCACTTATCTATattatctaaaataaaaaagggaagttTACCATTAAGTTTGGTATTTATCATTAAGAGCAAAGAAATTTACATAATAGTGTGCTCTCATTgtctacaaaaaaattattaacccttggcagaacaaaaaaatataatacaaaggtaaataaagttaaattttaaccaaattttgttattattgtttggcgtcacctgtgcctgggaggcgaaaagcgaactgaatcactatgacccgcacgtctctcctcccgatataactgattggggagaatgcaggtggaccactacaccggggttaccccctagtgggttcttaacgtgcagaggtggtgactctccctacacggggcctccatttaacgtcctatccgagggacggagtgttttccattgtaacatagcctgcatctatgaaacatggtagagacgtttacacacaacgcactggcttcagtcatccgcttCAGTCATTCAACCCAACACAGGTATACTTCTAAAGAAATTGTTTagacgaaaaaaaaaacgaactaAATTTGGCGATCTTTCAAAAAGTTGATTCTTAAAAAGAATAGTGCATAACTTCTTATTTTGAAGCCTATACTTCATCACTTTTAATATCTCGACGGGCAAAATTCAAACCAACAAGTTAAGGAACTCATGTCATGTTCGACTGTGAAAGTTGAAATACAATAATCtcattttattaaaagaaaCATAAAGTAAACATGAACGGTAACAACAATATATCATGAGCGACAAACAATCATTGAAAATGCAAAACATTCGACATTACTGTAGTatcatattatataaatagtgtacaatctgttgtacaatatactggattatatgtacgacaaatataaaattatcccgagtgcaggtttatttcaccgaggccgaaggccgaggtgaaataggcttgcacgagggataattttatatttggagttcatatagtccagtaattgtatgatagaacgttcactatttattatagtaaatagatccctcaatctaagccccccatcatggatttttccatccaaaaatcgaaagttatattgtacatatgtacaatataactttttgaaaggaggtcacgtggtacaaatccagccaatcacagctcgtattttactaccactatttactataacACCATATTATCAATCATTTAAACTAATGACGTCATTACTGCCAAAATGGTGTTTGCACACAATAAAAACGCAAAACATTAGCAAAAAGGAATTTTCCTTTATGCAGTTTTACTGCATAATTTAACTCATGCTGTAACAAAAATGGGGCTTAAATTTAGCGTTTAACACTCGGAATCTTAGCTAAAATAAGTTCAAAGAGATAGTGCACCGTGACATCAGTTTGGTACTGATAAAATGTTAcaagaaatatttaaaatactACTGAATGTTTTTCATAATCCAGTGTTGAATAATAGAGTCATGGGACTTTAagttttgcatatatttttttttaatttacatgcATGCGAGCATGACCTCCATACAATATAAATTTGTCTTAAGATAACAAAATTTGCCTATTAATTACAGTCATTGTTGCTGTTGTACTCATAGTTTTGTTACGTAGCGTTTATACCGTGTTTCAAACATACTGccaatttcattgtttttctttacatttttttttagaaaataaccTTATGTGTATATATGCAATGGCCAGCAGCGGATATATGCTTTACATGTTAGCTCGGGACCCACAgaaggggaagggggagggggcacttttttccaaatttttttAGACAAGCAGCCAAAAATATCCTCGCCCTTTTTTAGGACTTCCCCATTAAAACTTTCGCCCTGGCACCCCCAACCCGTGGTCGTTCCAATCATGTCCACCCCATCGATGCATGCTAGGGATGGTTTTCAACACAAGTTTGTTGTAATTTTCTTAAATGTTACACTTTCTCTCTACGAGTGCCCCCACCCATCCGCCACTGATCACGGCATACGTGGGAAGATTCTCCCAAGTGACGTCAGAGTTTACAAACTTGAAAACGGAACCTCAAGGTTATGCTTTGACGAAATTTTGCCAACATTCAGTGAGATGTTTCTGCAattgtcttctttttttaaaagtcaactTGAAATCGGGTTGCCCTTTTCTTCGACGACATAATCTTTAAAGTATAATATTTACAGACATGATGAACGAACTTTGTCCATCAAGtatttcatttcctgttttggaAAAGATCTTTCAATCATACGCTACATCTAGAAAAAAAACCCCGCCTATTCGTACATGCACGAACCTCCACGAATGCATAAATAAAGATTggcttttttcgggggggggggggggagattcgGGTAgcgttgtttttgttgttaaatATTTCTCAGCTAAAcgttctcatttcattttattcgtTGGGTTTATTTCCATGttgttaaactttaaaaaatgcaaaacataaAGATGCCGATACAAATAGTGTCAATACAATTAAATCAAATTGCCACTGTTCCATTGAAACAAGGGTGCAATATCCAAAAAGCAAGCTTGGTAATTAGACTACCCCCTATTCGGTTTAAGACGCTATGATACATTTATGTAGTAATTGGTTTCCCAAACTTCCTTAATGAAAAAGCAAATCAGATAATGACATTTAGTCATCATTTGCAAAAGGGTAATAGTAAATTAGGATCATGAATTAAAACTGGTTTTAGCCGTCATGTTTCCTTTGAGCGTGGACTTAAAAACTGGTAATAAAATTATACTTTTGAGAGAAGCATGCgaacatcaaaaaaaaaaaacactaaacaaaacaaatcagtGATTTCTCTGGTCATTGGGTGTTTTTTAAGGAgattatatatacaaaaaacTTGATCCATATTCTTGGTGAAATCAAACTTCGGTCGCAGGTTCATCTATATACACATCGTTAGATATCGATAACCTAACTTCATCATAGTCTTTTTGAGAATCGCCAGACTtaactctctttctttctccgcTTGTCGGTGCCTTTAGTGGCGAATATTTGTACTTTTTAGAAGATTGTTTTCTACTTCCACCGTCGAACGCGCCCTCGTCCTCGATTTCAGACATTTTATCGACGACTTCCTTGATGAAGGCTTCTTCTTGCGAGGCCACGTGACTCCTTTCTTTCTCAACAGATGACGTTGCCTTCTGCTCCGTTGCCGTGCCAACGACCGTTGCTGTATCAGAGAGGTGGCTGTATTTTACTTTCTTCGAGGAATGTTTTCTCCCGCCAATGTTCTCACCACCCGTCTCGTCCATCTCTTCCAGCACCGTTTCCTTGGGAACAGAAACCGCGTGATAAGGTGGCGGGTCCTCGTCCATCCTGGCTTGGACCCCGTCACTCCGCAGAGGATAGTCGGCGTTGAGCTCGTCGTCGGTGGCGTCGTCGACTTGCCCCCTTATCATGCTCTCGTCGACGGGGATTTCGGCGTCGGCGTCGAGTCCGTTCTCTTCGCTCGCTGCCCTGGCTTCAGCGAGTCTTTTCATCTTCTGTTTCCGCTTTTTCTTGACGGCGCAGTAAGCACAACAGCACGCTGTGATCCCGATCACCAGCCCCATGCCGTCCTGAGTCAATAGTTCAGAAACTAAATGATCTTTCAGAGTTTCTCCTTGACCAGATAACCGGTGTTAATCACTCCAAGGTTTTCCTATATAACCTTAGTGTTCTCTGGTCAGCACGTTTTGAAATCTGAAAGATTAAGAAAAGGACATCATCATGTATACGGAGTACATtcaaatcaattgttttaaatgtttgatattttttttgtggtgGTATAACATTCGGGTATCATATTGATAGATTGAGCTGGTTGTGATGATTGTGGCAtgtcccccgggggggggggcagtttcattgacgagtggatgtCATGTGCGACCCccaaaacatgtaaaaattatgtctttttcaagataacgtaataagggtgtcaaaaacgctaaaataatgaaaaaggggtatctatttacgctaggaaagctacgtgtttagggttaaATTTGCGAGGGTgaaaaaattaagactaaaatgttatataaaggatgtactttttgcccgaAGAGTCatcactacgtgtttagagtacgatttgcgcgagatgtgggaggtggggctgtactaaacccaatgtactgtaggtaaaggtaaaaccgacgaccgacgtccgtaacataacaataaaaatatcgctgtactaaTTACTTGTTTGTGGGGTCGTTTCAGGGACtccttgccaagagtatcgttttgttttcaatacttgttaaaggtaGGGTCTCACACGCcattacttgttaaggggtgcattttcagaatacggaaaatacgtgtttagggtgctttcgataccccatggtcgcgcatggtatccatgcacccgtcaatggaagtgcccccccccccgggtggtATGTACAGGACGACGATCgtcgatgatggtggtgggggTGGCGGTAGTTATGATGATAACGATTAAAATGGTAAtgatttataatgatgatgacagggAACGATGGGCGTGACTTGATTAGATTTTCACTGTAACCCTACTGgatcatgatgatagtgatgacgacttttgtatttttttaggtACATGTTTAGGTAAGGAGCAAGGGCGACAATCCTGATAATGCAAAAAACAAATGGATGTTGTGGAGTACAAGAAgctaatttccattttcttctttgCTATTCTGAAAAATCTCAAAGGCCGATCTCGTCACTCCGCCTTCCTCTTCTGGTTTCTTATTCCAtagattattttttcaaataaaggAAATTCATACTCTCCATAGACAGATCGCGTCGACAAATTTTATCtcacgcatttttttttttgtggattcTTTTTGATCCGCAAAACTCGATATTAGAACATTAAAAGCAAGTGAGtggccgaagggggggggggcaaaacgcgTAAAAATCTCGAAAGAAGGGAGAGAATTGAAGTAGCTTGTCGTGGTGgcgcttttgcatttttaaaagtgaaagaatccaaaaaaaaatcaggagttgggggggggggactataCCCTTGTTCTCTTTCCGTACGGCCACGATTAGAAGGGATTCGTCTGATTGGCTTCACTGAGAAACTTTTCCCTCATAAATCTTACAAAATATTCATGGAAATGGATTAATATTCGAAGTTATAATCTGATAGGGAAGTGTGCATGGTGCATGGaactttcttatcttatttCGCAATACAAATCGGCACGGATTCCCCCTCCTAATCCCATGCAAACTAAtgcaatcaaaatttacattaaAACAAGCGATACATAATTTCAAAGCACAAAATGATCACACTCCTTGATATAAACTGTCTGGGCTCTATTGCTGATTAAGATATACCTGACAGCTGTTCGATATCTGATCTAAATATCTGTGAAAAAGGTGATAACGAGTCATAAAAAACCTTTAGTAATAATATATAAACCACAACTTACATGAATCGATATCATCCGAATTTCCTTGTATAAATCATTTTGGAACCTTCATAAGATAGAGTCCCCCATCCGCGATCGTTCACTTCTAAGttctcgaaaaaaaaaatgtcttatgAATCCTTGCATTTAGTTCTCTAATAACACCGAAATTGAACGTTTTAGTTGCATGAAAACACATGCCATAAAACATGAGCATATATCCTTAATCAGCGCTTTTGTTTTAATTGCCGTGTTATAAATTAACTTCTCGGGGTGGAGTAATCATTTTTAATCAATGATTAACCAGACTTGCGTTTAACTCGTGCGTCGTTACCCTGGCCCTTTCTAGCATTAATTTAATCTATTCAAGTTTAGATACTAGACTTTGGCATTGTTTGGTCATGGATTGCAGGAACGAGTCACCGAGTAAGCAatgagggggtgggggtatGGCGTTATGTGGAAAAATCGTTGAGGGGCCGAACTTTACGTAGGGTGcactatttctgaaaatctgcAAGGAAGCGAAACAATATAGCATCACCACAAATAATTTTTCGATTGgggtggggggagggaggggcggtgaaatgataaattatgaaatattcatatgTGTCAACGGGGACAACTTTCCATTTCTCTGTGTTATGCGGATTTAGGGTACGTCTACGTACATATTGTCTCCATGACACAGTCAActtaaaaacaaatctttttaggcctatatacgttTGTCTTCTCGAATCTTCTCAAACTCCCATCCCCCTTTCCTCTCCCCGTCTCTACCCCGATTTCTCCCTCTCGCTGCAAAATAAATCGTCTGGGGTGGGGTAGGAAGGTCAACATTATGCCAAGAATACCTGATATGAAGACTGGCCTATTAATCCAATTAATTATAATTCCATTTAAGTTGGATTACATAAATAGATGGATGGACTACCGTAATGATATGTAGAAATGTGATCAAGTGCATTTGGCTATCAATCAGCTCAGGGGCGGACCCAGGCTTTTCCaacggggggagggggcacattttcccccgaggaaaaaattgacaagcataaaagaaggtcttcactttcaaaggggggggggagcacacttctgttttaatggcatttttacattacaaattgtaATCGTGCCTCtcaggggggggagggggaggggggcacaggTCGGCTTTGCCTCCCCCGACCCCCCGGATCCGCCAGAGAATCAGCTAACAAACCATTCATTCATTAAACCCATCAAACgaacaataaaatgtattacTTGCTCAATCAgtatataattcatataaaacatTCAACCATTCAGTTGCCAAatcaatcaatatcatcatcatcatcatcataatcaatcaatcaatcaatctcatcatcatcatcataatccatcaatcaatccatccatcaaaTCCATCCatcaagcaagcaagcaatcaatcaatcgttGACCATTCACAAGTTTATATCATTTCATCCGGGGAGCCTTTCATCAAACATTGTTGTCGGTCAAGTTGCCAAATCTGACGCCTTTTTATTTTGACTTAGACAAGAAGCACTTTTACTATGGTCTTTGTAGGAAAAAAATCCCATCATTCCCTTTCTCGAAATGCTCACCAGACCACAACTCAAGGTAAATCAGTAATAGCTTGGCCAAATTAATTATATCAAATATTACATCCACCAATGTCCACAAATATGAATCTTCTTCAGAAAGTGTCATTTCATTCGGATTTATCATGAGTGatgattttattatcaaattaaatttttcaAGTGTTTAATTATCAACCGCCATTAAATTGATTCAACAAGTAATattttcaaagtcatttgtaaattaatagaaatatcttctttacaaattatttttgaGATATATCAATTTCATAATATTCGTTAAATAAATTCttcttttgaaggaaaaagctagagaacaaaataaaatctaaacaaaacagaaatgaaatatacatcTGCTATTTTACTCTCATTATGTCCAATTTTCTTTGAAACCTAAAGAATTACTAAATTTTTTCAATCTTGATAGTCACAGAGTCTTGTGTTTAGACAATTGCTGAGAAAAGTATAGTATAATAACCGAGAGAAATGCAATTGATCAAGCACTCTATTTGGAGAGCGCTAGAAAACAAACTAAACTATCACTCTTGCTTTAGCCCAGTGTCTATCCAGGCAAATACCAAGAGTTGAAGGAATgttgataaattatataaataCAATGATGACATTTgaattcttctttcttttgcaAACTTAATTGTATCTACAAATGCACTTTCAAAAgttgacccccccaaaaaaaccaaacaaacaaGTAGAGCATTTTCCTATTTCTTACCTTTTCATGCTTATGCATATATTTTGCCCAATAATATAATGCTGAGCATatacatttgatatatcttCTTTACAAACATAATCTTCAAAAATAAAGattgatatgaaataatatcaaattgaaatttctaCAATCTTCCTTTGCTTTCGTAAGCTTAATTGCAGCCACAAACGCACTTtgaaaagtttataaaaaaGGGAGCATTATTCTTTTTCTTACATGTTTCATGTTAACAATATAAGTTTTGCACACTATTCTGCTAAGCATAT encodes:
- the LOC121414727 gene encoding uncharacterized protein LOC121414727, which gives rise to MGLVIGITACCCAYCAVKKKRKQKMKRLAEARAASEENGLDADAEIPVDESMIRGQVDDATDDELNADYPLRSDGVQARMDEDPPPYHAVSVPKETVLEEMDETGGENIGGRKHSSKKVKYSHLSDTATVVGTATEQKATSSVEKERSHVASQEEAFIKEVVDKMSEIEDEGAFDGGSRKQSSKKYKYSPLKAPTSGERKRVKSGDSQKDYDEVRLSISNDVYIDEPATEV